A region from the Leishmania panamensis strain MHOM/PA/94/PSC-1 chromosome 20 sequence genome encodes:
- a CDS encoding SNAP protein, putative (TriTrypDB/GeneDB-style sysID: LpmP.20.5790), whose amino-acid sequence MSSADSMFADADKKTKKTFFKDFEGAFDLFNKAGVRYKLDKDFMRAGDAYSRAGDCAVKLGDKAGAGMAFADAVNAYKKIDAGKAKTMLDMAVRLQIENNRLSGAARLLLEFATSLEEQGSGMDAIPHYEQAMQYFKAEDQKAQAQKCMIAIGKIYGENDQYDKALMYYERIANEMLGGPLKFQAQDYFLRAMLCRYAMVTNDNRFEGSEECRDALQQYMSADIYLKNTREAEFLQLILDAVTDSDVEKFEIGVSLLQDIRKLDDWKTHVLLVVKHNMESLA is encoded by the coding sequence ATGTCCTCCGCCGACTCCATGTTCGCAGATGCGGACaagaagacaaagaaaacGTTCTTCAAGGACTTCGAGGGCGCCTTTGACCTCTTCAACAAAGCTGGCGTCCGGTACAAGCTGGACAAGGACTTCATGCGCGCCGGCGATGCCTACTCGCGTGCCGGAGACTGTGCGGTGAAACTTGGCGACAAGGCGGGGGCGGGTATGGCCTTTGCCGACGCCGTGAATGCTTACAAGAAAATCGACGCGGGCAAGGCCAAGACGATGCTAGACATGGCAGTGCGTCTGCAAATTGAAAACAATCGCTTGTCCGGCGCGGCGCGGCTTCTCTTGGAGTTCGCTACCTCTCTCGAGGAGCAGGGGTCTGGCATGGACGCCATCCCACATTACGAACAAGCTATGCAATACTTCAAAGCCGAGGACCAGAAGGCGCAGGCACAGAAGTGTATGATTGCAATAGGGAAGATCTACGGCGAGAACGACCAGTATGACAAGGCTCTCATGTACTACGAGCGCATTGCAAATGAGATGCTTGGCGGCCCTCTCAAGTTCCAGGCGCAGGACTACTTCCTGCGGGCGATGCTCTGCCGCTACGCCATGGTGACCAACGACAATCGCTTCGAGGGGAGTGAGGAGTGCcgcgacgcgctgcagcagtacatGTCCGCCGATATCTACCTGAAGAACACACGCGAGGCGGAGTTCCTGCAGCTCATCCTGGACGCCGTCACCGACAGCGACGTGGAGAAGTTTGAGATCGGTGTGTCGTTGCTGCAGGACATTCGCAAGCTGGATGACTGGAAGACACATGTTTTGCTTGTGGTGAAGCACAACATGGAGAGCCTCGCGTGA
- a CDS encoding separin, putative (TriTrypDB/GeneDB-style sysID: LpmP.20.5780), whose protein sequence is MTSPYSSLLRTLHYATSRTLHNLDEVAALVEAAEKLSSSRYHRLASPWDLPKLLSSALRTQLNTRMCSSAAVASSVSTVSLCRVLATAWRLCPLVTLPLPSAADDDISPASVASLLSLTDEDVVRVGRELASLANAPGSSDAAESPACGTAIAVVTSLLLYWHVLSSEAQEATAKGEEMFRRVSTTVWRCLQQWTTANGCNEVRRRLLTTWVNTVLRRALQCTSGLCVVSAVTLLDTVAQSRTDLTMSMTFTSSGLSNSGLSEPWVRLHLRVCQYVMEDMRTHQAAFSTEWSRSVAPVLTRAFAQEPSLLSPSFSNVVQFAEPLDTSLGELMRVVHRVRRCALSSSAAAQAGEHASWVSANTLEPLLCLATLSQRLAATGVPVASFTTAETYRTCVAPLIAVSLRWGLVAEACALLDWFTDALDDRGTQWQRRLHQILDGITQDAASSAPAATLTGSREREGGLPYIKCLEELQCTSSTALDVLATSHDIRQLRPVCDALLRHHPSEWATEVLQDSFASFFVLGGLTRLIDALLQARDAPLARFYVTLLGRLLPRCACPTQLEALLRLVHRLATVLTTTHLSAADYAAPGSRYGTALAGWRHLKITLEHVCAELFDCDDVGGAGHLGWPQQSTAGLAWDARKRLQGFCGHSITLSGVESADAAASAQVMPNFPAVTLGTLVELCYAPAGSQSEKEGQLWLRRTRVSTTCSSGAQHTQDQQLPNLMVRCPVGEALQACAAEMTDVMSQNRAQLVRGIASAVGETGRCLDNQSSCELATGTSCRWKQAGNCAAAPTETNAQRQQRLKEAWWCERFELDSRIGRVAVSMQDALGAAHMLLLGDPSPSLSGQLQALAVRFASECMRLRGDSRCPPVDAMQRVTLQVFVAAPYLWRDKTQSRGKITCWYGPRNARSCVCCTQTVKRAQRTLLEAVTSLGQLVVTATAAAAESSSSYALASEPGRLEECWLGLLVDKAVQCVVEEMVPAVLDAYYRELMPDAATTAPSDGGECHHHHANLLLVSREHVYVVLDGELHALPWEALDVCQERSMSRVPSCDYLKFYSTDSSAVSLRRSFVYRDDEALQHSSSRLTDLIAKHSHWEVAYGETLQAAAAAARSDGNTIASPLMHRLLSQSKASSDRIDTFVYAGHKGGEHLVPRSALYDWIPAAAGVPPVLVLLMGCSSARMQASALYDCFGLPFAYLSAGVSCVLGCLWDVTDADIDRLTCRFLQVASQTMEDGKCITIGECLAVARRACKLHYLTSMATVFYGVNCYVEATREDNRASA, encoded by the coding sequence ATGACATCACCCTACAGCTCCCTATTGCGGACCCTCCATTATGCCACCAGCCGCACCTTGCACAACCTCGACGAGgttgcggcgctggtggaagCCGCGGAGAAGCTGTCCTCCTCCCGCTATCACCGCCTCGCATCGCCGTGGGATCTGCCGAAACTACTCTCGTCCGCGTTACGCACGCAGCTCAACACACGCATGTGTTcgtctgcagcggtggctaGCAGTGTCAGTACagtctctctgtgccgcgTGCTGGCAACAGCGTGGCGGCTGTGTCCGCTGGTGACGCTACCGTTGCCTAGTGCCGCCGATGATGACATCTCACCGGCCAGCGTCGCATCGCTTCTGTCGCTCACCGATGAGGACGTTGTGCGGGTGGGGCGGGAGTTGGCCTCGCTGGCGAACGCTCCAGGTTCTTCGGACGCAGCGGAGTCGCCTGCTTGTGGCACGGCGATCGCTGTTGTGacgtcactgctgctctACTGGCACGTGCTGTCCAGCGAGGCGCAGGAAGCCACTGCAAAGGGTGAGGAAATGTTTCGGCGGGTGTCGACGACAGTGTGGCGGTGTTTACAGCAGTGGACCACAGCTAACGGCTGTAATGAGGTGCGTCGTAGACTCCTCACAACTTGGGTGAAcacggtgctgcggcgtgcACTACAGTGTACGAGTGGCCTGTGTGTGGTGAGCGccgtgacgctgctggacACTGTCGCGCAATCGCGCACGGATTTGACGATGTCCATGACTTTCACCTCAAGCGGTCTATCGAACAGTGGACTCAGCGAGCCTTGGGTAAggctgcacctgcgcgtcTGCCAATATGTAATGGAGGACATGCGCACGCACCAAGCGGCCTTCAGTACAGAGTGGAGTCGCTCCGTCGCACCGGTGCTCACTCGTGCCTTCGCGCAGGAGCCGTCTTTGCTATCCCCCTCCTTTAGCAATGTGGTGCAGTTTGCCGAGCCGCTGGACACTTCGCTGGGTGAACTGATGCGTGTGGTCCACCGTGTGCGGCGGTGCGCACTCAGCAGTAGTGCCGCAGCACAGGCGGGCGAGCACGCCTCGTGGGTGAGTGCAAATACCCTAGAGCCGCTCCTGTGTTTGGCGACTCTCTCGCAGCGACTGGCTGCAACGGGGGTACCGGTCGCGTCCTTCACGACGGCCGAAACTTATCGCACATGCGTGGCGCCGCTAATTGCGGTGTCACTTCGCTGGGGCCTTGTTGCAgaggcgtgtgcgctgcttgaCTGGTTCACCGACGCGTTGGATGACCGTGGaacgcagtggcagcggcgcttgcATCAAATCCTGGACGGTATTACACAAGATGCGGCCTCTTCCGCGCCAGCGGCCACCTTGACCGGGTCGCGCGAACGAGAGGGAGGTCTGCCGTACATCAAGTGTCTTGAAGAACTTCagtgcacctcctccacggctCTGGATGTGCTGGCCACTTCTCACGACATCAGGCAGCTGCGGCCGGTATGTGACGccctcctgcgccaccacccttCTGAGTGGGCCACGGAGGTGCTACAGGACTCGTTTGCCTCATTCTTTGTTCTCGGCGGACTCACACGCCTGATTGATGCGCTGTTACAGGCACGTGATGCCCCGCTGGCACGCTTCTACGTGACGTTGCTGGGGCGCCTCCTCCCGCGTTGCGCCTGCCCAACACAACTCGAAGCACTGCTGCGACTTGTGCACCGCCTTGCCACCgtgctcaccaccacccacctcTCCGCGGCGGACTACGCCGCTCCTGGAAGCCGCTACGGAACAGCCTTGGCGGGGTGGCGACATCTGAAGATCACCCTcgagcacgtgtgcgcagaGCTTTTCGATTGTGACGACGTGGGCGGTGCAGGGCACCTCGGCTGGCCACAGCAGAGCACTGCGGGTCTTGCATGGGACGCTCGGAAACGTCTTCAAGGTTTTTGCGGGCACAGCATCACTCTCAGCGGAGTAGAGAGCGCtgatgccgccgcttctgctcAGGTAATGCCCAACTTTCCTGCGGTCACCCTGGGCACCCTTGTGGAACTCTGCTACGCCCCTGCCGGTTCTCAGAGTGAAAAAGAGGGGCAGCTGTGGCTCCGACGCACTCGGGTCAGCACCACGTGTTCCTCAGGggcgcagcacacgcaggATCAGCAGCTGCCCAACCTAATGGTACGCTGCCCTGTTGGGGAGGCACTACAGGCTTGCGCAGCTGAGATGACAGACGTGATGAGCCAAAACCGAGCGCAACTAGTGCGAGGCATCGCAAGCGCAGTCGGGGAGACGGGCCGGTGCCTTGACAACCAAAGCTCATGTGAGCTTGCCACAGGCACAAGCTGCAGGTGGAAGCAAGCGGGCAActgtgccgcggcgccgacCGAAACGAAtgctcagcggcagcaacggctCAAAGAGGCGTGGTGGTGTGAACGGTTTGAGCTTGACAGTCGTATTGGCCGGGTTGCAGTGTCGATGCAAGACGCCCTCGGGGCAGCGCatatgctgctgctcggcgacCCCAGTCCCTCCCTCAGTGGCCAGCTGCAAGCACTGGCGgtgcgcttcgcctccgAGTGCATGCGTCTCCGCGGCGACAGTCGATGCCCTCCTGTTGACGCCATGCAGCGCGTCACTCTGCAGGTTTTTGTGGCGGCTCCGTACCTGTGGAGAGATAAGACACAATCTCGTGGGAAGATCACGTGCTGGTACGGCCCACGCAACGCACGCAGTTGCGTGTGTTGTACGCAGACAGTGAAGCGCGCGCAGAGGACATTGCTCGAGGCGGTCACGTCGCTAGGACAGCTGGTCGTAACCGctacagcggcagctgctgagtcATCGTCGTCATATGCACTCGCTAGTGAACCGGGGCGCCTGGAGGAATGCTGGCTGGGGCTGTTGGTGGATAAGGCAGTACAGTGTGTTGTGGAAGAAATGGTACCGGCAGTGCTGGACGCGTACTACCGCGAGCTCATGCCagacgccgccaccactgcgccGAGTGATGGTGGGGAATGTCATCATCACCATGCGAACTTGCTTCTTGTCTCTCGCGAGCACGTGTATGTGGTACTGGACGGAGAGCTGCACGCGTTGCCTTGGGAAGCCCTGGATGTGTGCCAAGAGCGCAGCATGTCTCGCGTGCCGTCGTGTGACTACCTGAAGTTCTACAGCACGGACTCGTCGGCCGTATCCCTGCGACGCTCCTTTGTCTACCGCGATGACGAGGCTCTGCAACACAGCTCCTCCAGACTTACAGATCTCATCGCGAAGCACTCGCATTGGGAGGTGGCCTACGGAGAGACGCtgcaggcggcagcagcggcggcgcggagTGACGGCAATACAATCGCTTCGCCGCTAatgcaccgcctcctttccCAGTCCAAGGCCTCGAGCGACCGCATTGACACATTCGTGTACGCGGGGCACAAGGGTGGGGAACACCTGGTGCCTCGCAGTGCGCTGTACGACTGGAttccagctgcagctggcgtgcCCCcggtgttggtgctgctgatgggTTGCAGCTCTGCCCGTATGCAAGCCAGCGCGCTCTATGACTGCTTTGGCTTGCCCTTCGCGTACCTTAGCGCAGGCGTGTCGTGCGTTCTGGGATGCCTGTGGGACGTCACGGACGCCGACATTGACCGCCTTACCTGTCGCTTTCTACAAGTAGCCAGTCAGACGATGGAGGATGGCAAATGCATAACCATTGGGGAGTGCCTAGCAGTGGCGCGCCGGGCCTGCAAGTTGCATTATCTGACCAGCATGGCAACCGTCTTCTATGGGGTGAACTGTTACGTGGAGGCTACGAGGGAAGACAACAGGGCTTCTGCGTGA
- a CDS encoding hypothetical protein (TriTrypDB/GeneDB-style sysID: LpmP.20.5800), which yields MSAWSNRNLAAMLKEQKASPGAVAVLGDKTRNGDVPKRPVVSVEPAPKFTAPTAAAVVTTGSEPTPEPAAGPEVVYTLIGPVSMPQALAKLVMPSEFRFAGTVEARKPVALQPPVTRQPAEVVPTPAVITPPMPVEALPVPTVTSSSDLQRTPSPKQQEQHHHHQWNPPQPVYNPSVNDYVPQYEGARPYGGELGSVPLFYSTERQYNAQPYHPTYYNLYCSGGYSSSAIQYGGHGDIYHSYYPGQCGSYTGSRLQTRPPYYPPRDPPQQQNPATQYN from the coding sequence ATGTCTGCGTGGTCCAACCGCAATCTAGCCGCGATGCTCAAGGAGCAGAAGGCCTCTCccggcgcggtggcggtgctggggGACAAGACGAGGAACGGCGATGTGCCGAAGCGCCCGGTGGTATCGGTGGAGCCGGCGCCGAAGTTCACGGCTcccaccgcggcggcagtggtgacgaCTGGCTCCGAGCCCACCCCTGAGCCTGCAGCTGGACCTGAGGTGGTATACACCCTCATCGGCCCTGTGTCGATGCCGCAGGCGCTTGCCAAGCTGGTTATGCCCTCTGAGTTCCGCTTCGCAGGTACCGTCGAGGCTCGGAAGCCTGTTGCTCTGCAGCCCCCCGTGACCCGCCAGccagcggaggtggtgccgaCGCCGGCGGTCATCACCCCACCCATGCCCGTCGAGGCACTTCCTGTGCCGACGGTTACGTCTTCCTCCGATCTGCAGCGCACCCCATCgccgaagcagcaggagcagcatcaccatcaccagtGGAATCCGCCACAGCCAGTGTACAACCCGTCGGTGAACGACTACGTGCCTCAGTACGAGGGTGCCCGACCGTACGGAGGCGAACTCGGCAGCGTGCCGCTCTTCTATAGCACCGAGAGACAGTACAACGCGCAGCCCTACCACCCAACCTACTACAACTTGTACTGCAGTGGcggctacagcagcagcgccattcAGTACGGTGGGCACGGTGACATATACCACAGCTACTATCCTGGCCAGTGTGGCTCATACACGGGCAGCCGTCTGCAGACCCGCCCGCCGTACTACCCGCCTCGTGAtcccccgcagcagcagaatcCTGCGACTCAGTACAACTAA